The Streptomyces sp. NBC_00569 genomic sequence AGCCACTCGCTGTTCATGCTGTTATGGAACCTGGGGCAGCTACCCCGTACAAGGTCAAGTCACTGTCTCTTACGGGCCCCTGACGTGCCCGGACGTGTTCTTGACGCCGTCTGTTCACCCGAGCCCTGGCACGGTGGAAATGAGCAGGTCGATGAGCTTGATGCCCAGGAAGGGCAGGACGAGGCCGCCGAGTCCGTACAGCGTCAGGTTGCGCCGCAGCAGGTCGTGCGCCGACGCGGGCGTGTAACGCACGCCCCGCAGCGCGAGTGGGATCAGCGCGACGATGATGAGCGCGTTGAAGATGATCGCCGAGGTGATGGCCGAGGTCGGGCTGTGCAGGCTCATGATGTTGAGCGACTCCAGGCCCGGGTACGCGCCCGCGAACATGGCCGGGATGATCGCGAAGTACTTGGCGACGTCGTTCGTGATGGAGAACGTCGTCAATGCACCTCGGGTGATGAGGAGTTGCTTGCCGATCTCGACGATCTCGATGAGCTTCGTAGGGTTGGAGTCCAGGTCGACCATGTTCCCGGCCTCTTTGGCCGCGGAGGTTCCCGTGTTCATGGCCACGCCCACGTCGGCCTGTGCGAGCGCCGGCGCGTCGTTCGTTCCGTCGCCCGTCATCGCGACCAGCTTGCCACCTTCCTGCTCACGCTTGATGAGTGCGAGCTTGTCCTCGGGGGTGGCCTCGGCCAGGTAGTCGTCCACGCCGGCCTCTTCGGCGATGGCCTTGGCCGTGAGCGGGTTGTCGCCCGTGATCATGACGGTTCTGATGCCCATGCGGCGCAGCTCGGCGAAGCGCTCGCGGATGCCGTCCTTGACCACGTCCTTCAGGTGGATCAGGCCCAGTACCCGTGGCCCGTCCCAGTCGTGCACGGCGACCAGGAGCGGCGTGCCCCCGGAGGCGGCGACCGAGTCGGCGAACCAGCGCGCCTCGGCGGGGACCTGGCCGCCGTACATCTGCACCCACTCGATCACCTGTTGGGCGGCGCCCTTGCGGATCGCACACACCGCGCCGTTGTCCCAGCGCAGATCGACACCGCTCATGCGGGTCTGCGCGGTGAACCGCACCCACCGCGCGTGGCCCAACTCGCCCTCGGTGGGAGCCCGTAGCCCGAAGCGTTCCTTCGCCAGCACGACGACGGAGCGGCCTTCGGGCGTCTCGTCGGCCAGCGACGACAGCTGGGCGGCGCCGGCCAGCTGGCCTTCGGTGATGCCGGGCACCGGTACGAAGGCGGCCGCCTCGCGGTTGCCGAGAGTGATGGTTCCGGTCTTGTCGAGGAGCAGGGTGCCCACGTCGCCGGCCGCCTCGACCGCGCGGCCGGACATGGCGAGGACATTGCGCTGGACGAGCCGGTCCATGCCCGCGATGCCGATCGCCGACAGCAGCGCTCCGATGGTCGTCGGGATGAGGGTGACGAGGAGGGCGACCAGGACGGTGGTGGACTGAGCGGCATCCGCATACCCGGCCATCGGCTGGAGCGTGACGACGACCAGGACGAAGACGATCGTCAGCGCGGCCAGCAGGATGTTCAGGGCTATCTCGTTCGGGGTCTTCTGCCGTGCGGCGCCTTCGACGAGCGCGATCATCCGGTCCAGGAAGGAGTGACCCGGGCGCGCGCTGACGCGGACGACGATCCGGTCGGACAGGACCGTCGTGCCGCCGGTGACACCGCTGCGATCACCCCCCGACTCCCGTACGACGGGTGCGGATTCGCCGGTGACGGCGGATTCGTCGACCGCCGCGACGCCGTCGATGACGTCGCCGTCGGCGGGGATCAGTTCGCCTGCCTCGACCACGACGACATCCAGCGGCTTGAGGTCTGTGGCAGCCACCGCCTCGGTCTCCACGCTGTTCGGGTCGGTGCCGTAGTTCCAGTGACGCAGGCGCAGCGCGACCGTGTCCGTACGCGCCCTGCGCAGCGATTCCGCCTGTGCCTTGCCGCGGCCCTCGGCGACGGCCTCGGCGAGATTCGCGAAGATCACCGTCAGCCACAGCCAGGCGCTGATGACCAAGGTGAAGACAGCGGGGTGCAGGGCCGCGGAGAGGGTGGTGAGGACGGCTCCGACGGAGACGACGAACAGTACCGGGTTCCTGACCAGAATTCGCGGGTGCAGTTTTCGCAGCGCCTCGGGGAAGGACCGTGCGAGCTGGGCGGGTTCGAACAGTCCGCTCGGCGCGCGGCGTCCCGAACCTCGCTCGGTCCATGGTTCGGGTCCGTGCTGAAGAGGGGACGGTGGGGCCTGCTGGGGAGGTGCGGAAAACATGGGGACCTTCATGCCTCGGTGGGGACCGCGCCCGCGCACAGGGCGGCGCGCCGGCGACCGGTCGGGCTGACAGAACGTGTGGGGGCTGCCGGGCCTTGCGGTGCCGGGGCCCCGGCACCGCAAGGCTGCGCACGGACGTCGGCGACGGGGCTGGGAGACGCCGTCCGCGTGTTCGGCTGCCCATGAGATGCCCTGACCGGAG encodes the following:
- the kdpB gene encoding potassium-transporting ATPase subunit KdpB encodes the protein MFSAPPQQAPPSPLQHGPEPWTERGSGRRAPSGLFEPAQLARSFPEALRKLHPRILVRNPVLFVVSVGAVLTTLSAALHPAVFTLVISAWLWLTVIFANLAEAVAEGRGKAQAESLRRARTDTVALRLRHWNYGTDPNSVETEAVAATDLKPLDVVVVEAGELIPADGDVIDGVAAVDESAVTGESAPVVRESGGDRSGVTGGTTVLSDRIVVRVSARPGHSFLDRMIALVEGAARQKTPNEIALNILLAALTIVFVLVVVTLQPMAGYADAAQSTTVLVALLVTLIPTTIGALLSAIGIAGMDRLVQRNVLAMSGRAVEAAGDVGTLLLDKTGTITLGNREAAAFVPVPGITEGQLAGAAQLSSLADETPEGRSVVVLAKERFGLRAPTEGELGHARWVRFTAQTRMSGVDLRWDNGAVCAIRKGAAQQVIEWVQMYGGQVPAEARWFADSVAASGGTPLLVAVHDWDGPRVLGLIHLKDVVKDGIRERFAELRRMGIRTVMITGDNPLTAKAIAEEAGVDDYLAEATPEDKLALIKREQEGGKLVAMTGDGTNDAPALAQADVGVAMNTGTSAAKEAGNMVDLDSNPTKLIEIVEIGKQLLITRGALTTFSITNDVAKYFAIIPAMFAGAYPGLESLNIMSLHSPTSAITSAIIFNALIIVALIPLALRGVRYTPASAHDLLRRNLTLYGLGGLVLPFLGIKLIDLLISTVPGLG